cggtcggcctacacaacagttcaacccggaaaaagttaccaaattcaagtacatatgtagcaagcattttgttggaggaaagggcccaaccgaagaacatcctgacccaattccagcgacatcaagtcaaggtaagagtattttggtggccgacatgttaataaaatagcgcctgctaccatgacagcatataggctatcatggtagcaggcgctaacatgatagcctgctaccaggatagcttactcaaaaacatttcaaatgagacaaacattaaacatatacccattcctggacggtgattgcaaacaacaacaacaaaaaaaaaaacggccgacgctgccatgatcgccgcgcaggaaaaaaaaaacaaagcttaccgttcatcatctcggccagttttccagtctttttaagccctgaCTCAAATGTTCTCAAATGTTCCACTTATAACTAATCTGTATCTCAGTagaattggggaaaaaaagtttttaccgTTACAAATGATAAACTTTTAACCAGCAAATACATTAAGCCCTTTCAGGACTTGATGTAGATTCATTACTTTGTTGATTTTGCCACTGCTTACGAAACAACATTTTGTTCTATTTACATCTGTGTTCTTCACCTTCCTCAGTTGAGATCCACATCAAAGTCCTGGAGGGACGGACCGTCACCCTGCCATGCCGAGCTCCCAACCGGATAGACCCGGTCAAGTATTTGGAGTGGAGCCGACCTGACCAGAAGATGGCCTACATCTTCCTCTACAGAGATCAGCACGTCTATCCAGACTTCCAGGACCGGGCCTTTAAGGACCGAGTGGACCTGCTGGATAAAGAGATGAAGGAGGGCGAGGTGTCTCTGCTCCTGAAGAACTCCACCACCGACGACAGCGGCGTGTACGAGTGTCGGGTCGTCCAGGCGGTGTCGAGCCGTCAGAAGAGAGCCGTTCTGATCTCTGAGCCCAATTTGATCATCAAGCTGAGAGTGGTCCGCGAAGGTGAGCTTGTCCCGTGGCAGGATGGTGGTGTGGGAGTGGAACAAAGATGTACATTCCTCTTCGTTTAGCGCTCTGACAGCTGATAATCACCCCCGACTCTGGTCCGCAGATCAGATCCATGATACCGATGATGACATCTGGATCAACCAAAGAAGATACcaggaggaagatgaagatgagGGTGAAGACATTCAGCAGTATCTGCCCCTTTTGCTCCCAGTCGTTGCGGTGACTGTTCCCCTGCTGGCTTTAACCGCGTGCAGGTTTCTCAGGTCTTTATTGATGATGAGCTACCGGCCCATCTCTAAGTGAACTGCAGTGATGGAGAACCTGTTCTGTAGAGTTCCTcgtctttttttattctacgTTCAGCTTCTGTGAAACATGTTTCTCTCAAGGGTTAAACTGGGTACATTAGAAGCTCTTCTTTGACGATTCTATCCCCAGCTTTCAAAATGGTGTTTCTCAGTTTTGTTGAGTTTGTATTACTTTGTGATGGGGATGGGCACAGATGTCTCACCGCTTTGCATTCTGGGATGGACGTGGTCTTACTGTCAGCTCTGCTACGTAAAAGTCTATAGGTGGTGGAGACCCTGAGGGAGGGGAACAAAGAGGATGATTGCTGTTATTGTTAGAGATGTTATGAACCGTGATTGTGGCTAAATTTTATCCATAAGAGCCTCCGGACCAGGAGGGATCCTATTGTTTACAGTTGTTACTAGTGCcgtatttttttatacttat
The window above is part of the Fundulus heteroclitus isolate FHET01 unplaced genomic scaffold, MU-UCD_Fhet_4.1 scaffold_71, whole genome shotgun sequence genome. Proteins encoded here:
- the LOC105919323 gene encoding CD276 antigen homolog, which codes for MVRLAVFLLLMCTGPRLVGALVFEIHIKVLEGRTVTLPCRAPNRIDPVKYLEWSRPDQKMAYIFLYRDQHVYPDFQDRAFKDRVDLLDKEMKEGEVSLLLKNSTTDDSGVYECRVVQAVSSRQKRAVLISEPNLIIKLRVVREDQIHDTDDDIWINQRRYQEEDEDEGEDIQQYLPLLLPVVAVTVPLLALTACRFLRSLLMMSYRPISK